ACTTGTCCTACGCCAACTGGAAAATCGATTGGTGAATTACGTTTGTATGACGAATCGAATACGGTACCATCAGACAATTGACCTTTATAATGTACAGAAACCGTTTTACCTTTTTCAGCTTTTGCGCCATCACCTTTTTGGATGATTTGGTAACGTAAACCGCTATCCGTTTTATTAAAACCTGTAGCCAATTTATCTAATTCAGCTTCAGCTTGTGCTTTGGCTTCTGCTAAGCGTTTTTCTCTAGATCCTTCAAAAGTTCTAAAAGCTTCAATAGCATTAAATGCCTCTGCTTCGGCTCCAACACGAACAATCTCTAGAGACTCAATAACATCGCCTTGAGCAATCACATCAACAACATCTTGGCCTTCAATCACTTTTCCAAAAACAGTGTGTTTATTATCTAACCAAGCTGTTTCTACGTGTGTTATAAAAAACTGACTCCCGTTTGTTCCTGGTCCTGCATTAGCCATCGATAAAACTCCTGGCCCATCATGCTTTAAATCTGGATGAAACTCATCATCAAACTGATATCCTGGGTTTCCAGAACCTGTACCTTGAGGACAACCACCTTGAATCATAAAATCTGGAATAACTCTGTGGAATTTTAATCCATCATAATAAGGTTTTCCTTGAGGTTTCGCCGAATTTTCTAAATTTCCTTCAGCTAAAGCAACAAAGTTACCCACCGTTCCTGGTGTTTTTTGAAATTCTAAAGCCACAAGAATTTCTCCTTTTGTCGTATTAAATTTTGCGTATAATCCGTCTTGCATTGTTCTATTTTTTAAGAAAGTGCAAAGATAACGAATGATTTCTGATTAGCGGATTTTGCTAGAATGATTTTTGACTCTTGACTGTTAACCTTTGACCTTTGACTCTAAAAACACCCCCGTCCCCCTCAAGTGGGAAATGAATTGCGTTTCCAGTTCGGCTGGTTTGGACAAATTAAAACAGATCCTTTGTGAAATTATTTGTTAGAACTATGAAACTTTGTGGGAGAAACCAAACATGAAACCTTATTCAGGCAAGCTAAGGTGACAGGCGTTGTTCTCAGTTACACAATTAAACGGTTCAACTAAGTTTGGCATAAAGCATTCAGCCTATAGCCAAAAGCATTGTACAAAAAAAGCCATGAGATGATTGACACACCTCACAGCCTTTTAAACTTATATTTCTAAATTCTAATTAGCTACTTCACTAATAAACTTGATACGATACAAACGCAATTCTTCATCGTCGTAATCGCCATCAAACTCATCAATTGCTGCCGAGATATTATCTGATTCCGATTCCATAAAATAATCATGAATTTCTTCTTGTTGGTCTTCATCTAAAATATCATGAATCCAATAATCGATATTCAATTTGGTTCCGGAATACACAATAGCTTCCATTTCTTTGATAAACTCTTCCATGGTCATGCCTTTAGAAGAAGCAATATCATCGAGAGGTAATTTTCTATCGATATTCTGAATGATATACAATTTATTAGCCGAGTTTGTTCCAGTAGATTTCACCACCAGATCATCGGGACGCGTTATATCATTTTCTTCAACATATTTCGCGATTAAATCGACGAAGCTTTTCCCATATTTTTTAGCTTTTCCATCGCCAACACCATGAACATTAGCTAATTCGGCTAAAGTAACCGGATATTTTAAGGCCATATCTTCTAGAGACGGGTCTTGAAAAATAACAAAAGGAGGCACTCCTAATTTCTTCGCGTTCTTTTTTCGTAAATCTTTAAGCATACCCATTAAAACCGCATCAGCAACGGCATTGCTTACTTTTTGTGAAGTTACAATGCTACCATCCTCCTGCTCGCCTTCAAAAACATGATCTTCGGTCATAAGAAATGAACTCGGATTTTTAATAAAATCGTGTCCTTCTGGAGTTAATTTAATAACGCCGTACGTTTCAATGTCTTTTTTAAGAAATCCTGCTACTAAAGCTTGTCTTAATAAAGCCATCCAATATTTCTTATCGTGATTTTTCCCTGAACCAAAAAACGGTTGTTCATTGGTTTTGTGAGAATTAATCATGGCATTTTCTTGGCCAACAAGCACATTTACTAAATCTTTAGACTTGTATTTTTCATTACTATCACGAATCACTTCAAGAATAAGCTTGACTTCAGTTTGGGCTTCCGTTTTCTTTTTAGGATAACGTACGTTATCATCCATATCGCCACCTTCACCAGTTTTATTGTCAAATTCTTCGCCAAAATAGTGAAGAATAAATTTTCTTCTAGAAATGGATGTTTCCGCGAAAGCGACAACCTCTTGAAGTAAGGCTTGTCCGATTTCTTGCTCGGCAACAGGTTTTCCAGACATGAATTTTTCTAATTTTTCAATGTCTTTGTAGTTATAAAACGCCAAACAATGACCTTCACCTCCGTCACGACCGGCACGACCTGTTTCTTGATAATAACTTTCTATACTTTTTGGAATATCATGATGGATTACAAAGCGCACATCGGGCTTATCAATCCCCATTCCGAAGGCAATAGTGGCAACCACAACATCGACATCTTCCATTAAAAATTTATCCTGATGACTGGAACGGGTTTTAGCATCTAAACCAGCATGATAAGGCACGGCATTAATACCATTAACCTGTAAAACTTGAGCCAATTCTTCAACACGTTTTCGGCTTAGGCAGTATACAATACCCGATTTGCCTTCATTTTGTTTTATAAAACGAATAATATCGGCATCAACCTGCTTGGTTTTTGGTCTTACCTCGTAATACAAATTTGGTCTATTAAAGGACGCTTTAAAGGTTTTGGCATCACCAATCCCTAAGTTTTTAATAATGTCTTCCTGTACTTTAGGCGTGGCTGTTGCCGTTAAACCAATAATTGGAATATTGTCGCCAATACGTTTAATAATATGTCTAAGGTTTCGATACTCGGGTCTAAAATCATGTCCCCATTCACTAATACAATGGGCCTCATCGATGGCTAAAAAAGAAATTTTAACCGACCTTAAAAACTCGACGTTTTCTTCTTTAGTTAGAGATTCGGGGGCAACATACAGGAGTTTCGTAATACCATTGGTGATATCCGATTTAACCTGTTTTATCTCTGTTTTATTTAAGGATGAATTTAATACGTGGGCAATACCTTCCTCTTTTGAAACGCCACGAATGGCATCTACTTGATTTTTCATTAATGCAATTAACGGCGAAACCACAATGGCCGTACCTTCTTGCATTAGAGCTGGTAATTGGTAACAAAGTGATTTACCACCTCCGGTGGGCATTATCACAAAAGTGTGTTGCCCTGATAATATACTTTCAACAACAGCTTCTTGAAGTCCTTTAAATTGATTAAATCCAAAATACTTTTTCAAAGCTGCCTGAATGTCTTGTTTTGCTATTAACATCAGTTTAAAATAATTAATTTACTTGCTTCTTCTTTTTAAAAAACAATCAAAACTAAAGCATTAATTAATTCGTGTAATTTCAAGATCCCTCATTTATTTTTTCGTTAGTTTTGTAACGAAAACTCAAATTACAATTAATATTCAATTCTGATTATTATTTAAAGATACTAAAATCTTTAAAAATCAAATCAAAAATACAAAATTTTGAAAGACAAACAGTCTATTATTAACATTGCAAAGCAGACCATTGACATGCAGAGTCAGGCTATTTCAAATTTGTCTAGTCTCGTAACCGATGAGTTTGCTAGCGCCGTTGATTTAATTTACAATTCAAAAGGGCGCGTTATTATTACAGGAATTGGTAAAAGTGCTATTATTGGAAATAAAATAGTGGCTACTTTAAATTCTACAGGTACTCCTGCTGTTTTTATGCATGCAGCCGACGCGATTCATGGTGATTTAGGACTTATTTTGGAAGATGATGTCGTAATCTGCCTTTCAAAAAGTGGGAATACTCCAGAAATAAAGGTGATTGTCCCACTTATTAAACGCGTTAAAAACAAGCTTATCGCTATTACTGGCAACAAAGATTCTTTTCTTGGTCAGCATGCCGATTTTGTCTTAAACGCCTATGTTGAAAAAGAAGCTTGCCCTAATAATTTAGCGCCAACCACAAGCACAACAGCGCAATTGGTTGTAGGTGATGCCCTAGCCATTTGTTTGTTGGAGTTACGCGGATTTACAAGCAACGACTTTGCAAAATACCACCCTGGAGGCGCTTTAGGAAAGAAATTGTATTTAACCGTTAATGATATTTCTTCGGTAAACGAAAAACCAAAAGTAGAACCTACTACAAGCATTAAAAACGTTATTATTGAAATTACGGAAAAAATGCTCGGGGTTACCGCTGTGGTTGAAAACAATAAAATTATAGGTATTATTACCGATGGTGATTTACGTCGCATGTTATCTAAAGTTGACGATTTCTCAAATCTAACGGCTAAAGATATCATGAGTGCAAATCCTAAGCGTATTGAAGCCAAAGCCATGGCTATTGAAGCTTTAGAAGTTATGGAAGGGTATGAAATTTCTCAACTTCTCGTTGAAGATGAAGGCCTTTACGCTGGCGTCGTACACTTACATGATTTAATTA
This genomic interval from Tamlana carrageenivorans contains the following:
- a CDS encoding KpsF/GutQ family sugar-phosphate isomerase, translating into MQSQAISNLSSLVTDEFASAVDLIYNSKGRVIITGIGKSAIIGNKIVATLNSTGTPAVFMHAADAIHGDLGLILEDDVVICLSKSGNTPEIKVIVPLIKRVKNKLIAITGNKDSFLGQHADFVLNAYVEKEACPNNLAPTTSTTAQLVVGDALAICLLELRGFTSNDFAKYHPGGALGKKLYLTVNDISSVNEKPKVEPTTSIKNVIIEITEKMLGVTAVVENNKIIGIITDGDLRRMLSKVDDFSNLTAKDIMSANPKRIEAKAMAIEALEVMEGYEISQLLVEDEGLYAGVVHLHDLIKEGII
- a CDS encoding peptidylprolyl isomerase, giving the protein MQDGLYAKFNTTKGEILVALEFQKTPGTVGNFVALAEGNLENSAKPQGKPYYDGLKFHRVIPDFMIQGGCPQGTGSGNPGYQFDDEFHPDLKHDGPGVLSMANAGPGTNGSQFFITHVETAWLDNKHTVFGKVIEGQDVVDVIAQGDVIESLEIVRVGAEAEAFNAIEAFRTFEGSREKRLAEAKAQAEAELDKLATGFNKTDSGLRYQIIQKGDGAKAEKGKTVSVHYKGQLSDGTVFDSSYKRNSPIDFPVGVGQVISGWDEGIQLLQVGDKARFVIPSHLGYGSRGAGGVIPPDATLIFDVELMRVK
- a CDS encoding ATP-dependent DNA helicase RecQ yields the protein MLIAKQDIQAALKKYFGFNQFKGLQEAVVESILSGQHTFVIMPTGGGKSLCYQLPALMQEGTAIVVSPLIALMKNQVDAIRGVSKEEGIAHVLNSSLNKTEIKQVKSDITNGITKLLYVAPESLTKEENVEFLRSVKISFLAIDEAHCISEWGHDFRPEYRNLRHIIKRIGDNIPIIGLTATATPKVQEDIIKNLGIGDAKTFKASFNRPNLYYEVRPKTKQVDADIIRFIKQNEGKSGIVYCLSRKRVEELAQVLQVNGINAVPYHAGLDAKTRSSHQDKFLMEDVDVVVATIAFGMGIDKPDVRFVIHHDIPKSIESYYQETGRAGRDGGEGHCLAFYNYKDIEKLEKFMSGKPVAEQEIGQALLQEVVAFAETSISRRKFILHYFGEEFDNKTGEGGDMDDNVRYPKKKTEAQTEVKLILEVIRDSNEKYKSKDLVNVLVGQENAMINSHKTNEQPFFGSGKNHDKKYWMALLRQALVAGFLKKDIETYGVIKLTPEGHDFIKNPSSFLMTEDHVFEGEQEDGSIVTSQKVSNAVADAVLMGMLKDLRKKNAKKLGVPPFVIFQDPSLEDMALKYPVTLAELANVHGVGDGKAKKYGKSFVDLIAKYVEENDITRPDDLVVKSTGTNSANKLYIIQNIDRKLPLDDIASSKGMTMEEFIKEMEAIVYSGTKLNIDYWIHDILDEDQQEEIHDYFMESESDNISAAIDEFDGDYDDEELRLYRIKFISEVAN